The sequence ATTATGTAACAATGATTGTTTCAATCCAGATTCCATTAACAAGGAGAAAATGGAATTTGACATTTAGATTTTGGCTTGTGTTAGTTTTCTGAGAAAATGGTGAAAAGGATTGTGGATCTTCGATCAGATACAGTCACAAAGCCAACCGAAACAATGAGAGCTGCTATGGAAGGTGCTGAAGTTGGTGATGATGTTCTAGAACATGACCCAACTGCTTTTCACTTAGAATCAGAGATGGCAAAGATAATGGGAAAGGAAGCAGGCCTTTTTGTCCCGTCCGGCACCATGGCGAACCTTATATCCGTGCTTGTTCATTGTGAAAGCAGGGGAAGTGAAGTGATTCTTGGACACAACTCCCATATCCATATATATGAGAATGGAGGCATTTCAACTCTTGGAGGTGTGCATCCTAGAACTGTTAAGAACAATGATGATGGAACCATGGACATTGATTTGATTGAGGCTGCTATTAGAGATCCAAAGGAGGAGATTGTGTTTCCAACCACAAGGCTTATCTGCTTGGAAAATACTCATTGCAAGTAAGCAACTCGGTTCTTTTGTTAATCAAGGTGTAGAAATCTTACCCTTTCTTCTATTAACAATGTTTTTCTGTGATATTATTTTGCTGCATTCAGTCATGGTGGAAGATGCCTTTCAGTTGAATATACAGACAGAGTTGGACAGATTGCTAAGAAGCATGGACTGAAGCTTCACATTGATGGAGCTCGCATATTCAATGCATCTGTTGTAAGCATAGTAGTTAGAATCTCGATATAACTCTTAAATCTTCTGATATCAATTTTAAATGAGTCAATTCATTTTACAAAGACGATTTTACAATTTACATCTTGTTACAGTTTTatgttttacatatttaatttaGTATTCTAATTTCACGTAAAATCTTGATTTTCTCTACCTTGGTTGTAAGTAATAAATTTGATGATGCACCTTACTGAATTGAATACTGacaattgaagaaaaataaattacttGCAATTTTAATTGTTACATTTCAGGCACTTGGTGTTCCAGTGGATAGGCTTGTTCAAGCAGCTGATTCAGTTTCAGTATGTTATACCCTTTTAGAAATCTTATTCCCCACATTGCATGATAATTAATCTAACCTGTCTATGATTGATTTGAATAAAATTAATTAGGTTTGCCTATCAAAAGGTCTTGGTGCTCCAGTTGGATCCGTCATTGTTGGTTCCAATAGCTTCATTGTCAAGGTAATTCAAACTCTTCTAAAGTAGAAGCTATATGCAGATTCTATCTGAAAGAACATGATACTAAGTCTAGTGCAATACACCTTTTTTAGGCTAGGCGGCTCCGGAAAACGTTAGGCGGCGGTATGAGACAGGTTGGGGTCCTATGTGCTGCTGCACTTGTTGCTTTAAAGGAAAATCTTCCAAAGTTAGAAAGTGATCACAAGAAAGCAAGACTCTTGGCCGGTAATGGATTTACACATGCAGTTTTTGTGTGCTTGAAGAATTGCAAGTTTAGACTTTACACACTACTCAACATTTTTTACTTCCAAATTAACACTTGCTTTTTACATGaaaattttcctttgttttttagATGGATTGAACAAAATTCAGGGCCTGAGAGTGGATACCTCTTCTGTGGAAACCAATATAGTAAGTACTTTTTCCCCCAATATTTTTGTGATCTAAATTAGAGTCCTGCAATAGTAAAAGTTGTTTATGNNNNNNNNNNNNNNNNNNNNNNNTGATAATTATTTAATTGTTGATCTTTTTTCTACTAGTATAAttgcttaaaaaaataaaaggtctacaactattttattttatttctgttgTCAGATATATGTTGAAATAGAAGAGTTCTCAGGAACTACGGCAATAAAGCTGTGCAAGGACTTAGAAGAATATGGTATTCTTCTTATGCAAACAGGCTTATCAAGGTCTTTATTGTTTTATTGCTTATTAATTATTTCAATTAGTATTGATTAAGTTTTTATATGTTTTGTGCAATAATATTAGCCAGGGCACGTTACTGTGATTACATTCACAGCATAATAAGTAGTAGTTAATGCATATTAACCACACATTATGGATAATAAATAATGGCATTATTTGCTTCTTCTAGGTTGAGAGTTGCGTTACACCACCAAATATCAGAAAGTGATGTTCAG is a genomic window of Arachis ipaensis cultivar K30076 chromosome B06, Araip1.1, whole genome shotgun sequence containing:
- the LOC107645773 gene encoding probable low-specificity L-threonine aldolase 1 translates to MVKRIVDLRSDTVTKPTETMRAAMEGAEVGDDVLEHDPTAFHLESEMAKIMGKEAGLFVPSGTMANLISVLVHCESRGSEVILGHNSHIHIYENGGISTLGGVHPRTVKNNDDGTMDIDLIEAAIRDPKEEIVFPTTRLICLENTHCNHGGRCLSVEYTDRVGQIAKKHGLKLHIDGARIFNASVALGVPVDRLVQAADSVSVCLSKGLGAPVGSVIVGSNSFIVKARRLRKTLGGGMRQVGVLCAAALVALKENLPKLESDHKKARLLADGLNKIQGLRVDTSSVETNIIYVEIEEFSGTTAIKLCKDLEEYGILLMQTGLSRLRVALHHQISESDVQFALSCFQKAVNGVQNENGN